The proteins below are encoded in one region of Methanosarcina barkeri 3:
- a CDS encoding Mrp/NBP35 family ATP-binding protein, giving the protein MTDQVQPLVSLSKKSTEPKIIVNLRHIKRKILIMSGKGGVGKSTVAANLAIGLALHGYRVGLLDCDIHGPTIPTIFGMESMSPEVSEEGIMPVDVFPNLSLMSVGFLLEDKDSPIIWRGPLKMGMIEKLLGDVVWGDLDFLIIDLPPGTGDEPLSLALLIPNIDGSVIVTTPQDVALVSVRKSIEFSKKLNVPIIGIVDNMHGLICPHCGKPIEVFRNGGVEKASKDFNIPILARLPIEPKVAKMEDKGTTVQEMLEHDTEWQKKFENFVIAVEKILMEK; this is encoded by the coding sequence GTGACAGATCAGGTTCAACCACTGGTAAGCTTATCGAAAAAGTCCACTGAACCCAAAATAATAGTCAACCTCAGACACATTAAGCGTAAGATTTTGATAATGAGTGGGAAAGGCGGAGTGGGGAAAAGCACAGTTGCAGCAAACCTGGCTATCGGACTGGCTCTGCATGGGTATAGAGTGGGACTTCTTGATTGCGACATTCATGGCCCGACCATTCCCACGATTTTCGGTATGGAATCTATGAGCCCAGAAGTTAGTGAAGAAGGTATAATGCCAGTTGATGTTTTTCCCAATCTTTCTTTAATGTCTGTAGGTTTTCTACTCGAAGATAAAGATTCTCCTATCATCTGGAGAGGACCATTAAAAATGGGGATGATTGAAAAGTTACTGGGAGATGTCGTCTGGGGAGACCTTGATTTTCTGATTATAGATCTACCTCCAGGTACAGGAGACGAACCTCTGAGCCTGGCTTTGCTTATCCCCAATATTGATGGTTCGGTAATTGTTACAACTCCTCAGGACGTAGCTCTCGTAAGCGTCCGCAAATCGATTGAATTTTCTAAAAAACTCAATGTTCCTATTATAGGTATTGTTGACAATATGCACGGGTTGATCTGCCCTCACTGCGGCAAGCCAATAGAGGTGTTTAGGAATGGAGGAGTGGAAAAAGCTTCAAAAGATTTCAACATCCCTATTCTCGCCAGGCTTCCGATAGAGCCAAAAGTCGCAAAAATGGAAGATAAAGGCACAACTGTCCAGGAAATGCTTGAACATGACACGGAGTGGCAGAAGAAGTTTGAAAATTTTGTGATTGCAGTAGAAAAAATCCTAATGGAAAAATAA